Proteins co-encoded in one Bacillus sp. FSL H8-0547 genomic window:
- a CDS encoding ParM/StbA family protein, whose translation MTKSRIAAIDVGNDAVKAIFGKYESQLYIPNVIARDIEDRPVIGIEELDSKDPLDGIHIRVHSPALKDNNAIYRVGSLATKSDNASELDPGSSKSEEDQTLIMLFASIALDAVKPENEKVFRRNNKVIDANYTLGTGLPLREAKEGKDVGYRSKLLGNVHQVEFLITPKYQGLKVNIKFDEVKVYPEGFAAYINLVMDKDLNIINKDLIDKRIIIQDIGGLSTDIAVIKNRNVDDDKAQGFNLGVVESLEAIREEIRTKHGVELDSRRDVVEIITKKQDRNHIYVRGSRTSVHDITDRILLDLAKKQYRHLRNVWQKNSQTEICYFVGGGAVVLKDYLKTLNNNLDGYNIDFFEDENESIWMMANAYYKLIFDFYRKENKDKSNEDKKAATAK comes from the coding sequence TCTAGAATTGCAGCAATTGATGTCGGCAACGATGCCGTAAAAGCAATCTTTGGAAAATACGAATCTCAACTATACATACCAAACGTGATCGCAAGGGATATTGAAGACCGCCCTGTTATTGGAATTGAAGAACTGGACAGCAAAGATCCGCTGGACGGCATTCATATTAGAGTGCACTCCCCTGCCCTGAAAGACAACAATGCGATTTACCGCGTAGGTTCTCTTGCGACAAAAAGCGACAATGCTTCTGAGCTTGATCCAGGCAGCAGCAAATCAGAAGAAGACCAGACTCTTATTATGCTCTTTGCTTCTATTGCTCTTGATGCCGTGAAGCCTGAAAATGAAAAAGTGTTCCGCAGAAACAACAAAGTGATCGATGCCAACTACACGCTCGGAACCGGCCTTCCGCTGAGAGAAGCAAAAGAAGGAAAAGATGTGGGCTATCGTTCAAAGCTTCTTGGGAATGTGCATCAGGTTGAATTTTTAATTACACCTAAATACCAGGGGTTGAAGGTCAACATCAAGTTTGATGAAGTGAAAGTTTATCCTGAAGGATTTGCTGCCTACATTAACCTTGTGATGGATAAAGACTTAAACATTATTAATAAAGATCTGATAGACAAACGCATCATCATTCAGGATATCGGCGGATTATCGACAGATATCGCTGTGATTAAAAACCGCAACGTGGATGACGACAAAGCACAGGGCTTTAACCTCGGTGTTGTTGAATCACTTGAAGCGATCCGTGAGGAAATCCGCACTAAGCACGGTGTAGAGCTTGACAGCCGCCGTGATGTAGTCGAGATTATTACGAAAAAACAGGACCGCAACCACATTTATGTAAGAGGAAGCCGCACAAGCGTCCATGACATTACAGACCGCATCCTTCTTGACCTTGCCAAAAAGCAATACCGTCACTTGCGCAATGTATGGCAAAAGAACTCTCAGACTGAGATCTGCTACTTCGTCGGCGGAGGAGCCGTTGTGCTGAAAGATTACCTTAAAACACTGAACAACAATCTGGATGGCTACAATATCGACTTCTTTGAAGATGAAAATGAAAGCATCTGGATGATGGCAAATGCTTATTACAAGTTGATTTTTGATTTTTACCGCAAGGAAAACAAAGATAAAAGCAATGAAGATAAAAAAGCAGCTACTGCCAAATAA
- a CDS encoding GNAT family N-acetyltransferase, whose amino-acid sequence MYEELIVFQKKHRDKAAMMLSESFHSNPLFIYLFPDEKKRRKILKNVYKGTVEIVAAVSDVYVTSDKVEGIFAVRRTDKAASYFVLCGAIIKTVLRSLLLIRDVPLIPFIRKAQKLSSVTAKMAIYKKQKPHLVIDMVAVDPACRGQKFMSRMIRAALKEADSKKTFCVLETETLENVRIYEHFGFQLSQKIEVIEGQLTVYVLIYDPYDQTRHLFNID is encoded by the coding sequence ATGTATGAAGAGCTGATTGTCTTTCAAAAGAAACACAGAGATAAAGCTGCCATGATGCTTTCAGAGTCGTTTCACAGCAACCCCTTGTTCATTTATCTTTTTCCAGATGAAAAAAAGAGAAGAAAAATCCTTAAAAACGTGTACAAAGGAACAGTGGAAATCGTGGCTGCCGTCAGTGATGTTTATGTGACGTCTGATAAGGTTGAAGGAATTTTTGCAGTCAGAAGAACGGATAAAGCTGCTTCCTATTTTGTATTATGTGGAGCCATCATTAAAACCGTTTTAAGAAGTCTTCTCCTTATCAGGGATGTTCCGCTGATCCCATTTATACGCAAAGCGCAGAAACTATCCTCCGTGACTGCGAAAATGGCCATCTATAAAAAACAAAAACCACATCTAGTCATAGACATGGTAGCAGTAGATCCGGCCTGTCGCGGCCAAAAATTTATGAGCAGAATGATAAGGGCTGCGCTCAAGGAAGCTGACAGCAAAAAAACATTCTGCGTTCTTGAGACAGAGACACTTGAAAATGTCCGTATTTACGAACATTTTGGCTTTCAGCTCTCACAAAAGATAGAAGTCATTGAAGGGCAGCTGACTGTCTATGTTCTCATCTATGATCCATATGATCAAACGAGACACTTATTTAACATCGATTGA
- a CDS encoding YwbE family protein produces MNGQNREHVKPGMSVQIVLKQDQRSGKLTPGIVKDILTNSPFHPHGIKVRLQDGQVGRVKSIDVK; encoded by the coding sequence ATGAACGGCCAGAACAGGGAGCACGTTAAGCCCGGCATGTCCGTTCAAATTGTATTAAAGCAGGACCAGCGAAGCGGCAAGCTTACGCCTGGCATCGTAAAAGACATTTTGACAAATTCCCCCTTTCACCCTCACGGCATTAAGGTAAGACTTCAGGATGGACAAGTTGGAAGAGTCAAGTCAATCGATGTTAAATAA
- a CDS encoding cytochrome P450, producing the protein MIAKIPGTQLQNYLKFRKDPLEFLYKTHTLGEIVAINPRSKNTSYIIHSREAVKQILTLKEEAFVKGSSSKTLGKTLGNGVLTSEGEVHRRQRKLMQPSFHKRKVAEYADTAVSMTEELLSSYRDGETRSIHEDMMNLTLRIIVQTMFGERLSNETNPVASAVSDIIEKTANSLLTPFSPPDFLPTSQNRKYKRGVKTLDELADLLIEKGENNQDSGHLLSLLFQAADENGEPLTRTELRDQIVTILIAGHETTANVLTWIFAVLAKHPQVEERMLAEIKDVGQLSFESMKALPYTQQVVQETLRLYPAAWIILREAKTDVEIAGTHFQKGSIFLISPYVMHRNPAFFSDPETFNPGRFSKDSGEEIPLYGFFPFGGGSRGCIGSQFAMMEAVLISASVLRKYKLELISPDERLQPEPLVSLRVKNGLKMKAVKRS; encoded by the coding sequence ATGATTGCTAAAATACCGGGAACCCAGCTGCAGAACTACCTCAAATTCCGCAAAGATCCCCTTGAATTTTTATACAAAACACATACTCTCGGAGAAATTGTCGCCATTAACCCCAGGTCAAAAAATACATCCTATATCATTCATTCAAGAGAAGCTGTCAAACAGATCCTGACGTTAAAAGAGGAGGCTTTTGTAAAAGGCTCTTCTTCAAAAACTCTGGGAAAAACGCTTGGAAACGGTGTTTTGACGAGTGAAGGAGAAGTGCACAGGCGTCAGCGAAAGCTCATGCAGCCGTCTTTTCATAAACGGAAAGTTGCGGAGTATGCAGATACAGCTGTTTCCATGACGGAAGAACTGCTTTCTTCTTACAGGGATGGAGAAACAAGATCCATTCATGAGGATATGATGAATCTGACTCTTCGGATTATCGTTCAAACCATGTTTGGAGAAAGGCTGAGTAACGAAACAAATCCTGTCGCATCAGCGGTAAGCGATATTATTGAAAAAACGGCCAATTCTCTTCTGACTCCTTTTTCGCCGCCTGATTTTCTTCCCACTTCGCAAAACCGAAAATATAAGCGCGGTGTAAAAACCCTGGATGAGCTGGCAGATCTGCTTATTGAAAAGGGCGAGAACAATCAGGACAGCGGTCATTTGCTCAGCCTCCTCTTTCAGGCAGCGGATGAAAATGGAGAGCCGCTGACAAGAACAGAGCTGAGAGATCAAATTGTCACGATCTTAATAGCCGGCCATGAAACGACCGCAAACGTACTGACGTGGATTTTTGCTGTCCTGGCCAAGCATCCGCAAGTGGAAGAAAGGATGCTGGCAGAAATAAAGGATGTGGGACAGCTGTCTTTTGAATCGATGAAGGCCCTTCCCTACACGCAGCAGGTGGTGCAGGAAACGCTCAGACTCTATCCTGCGGCATGGATTATCCTGCGGGAAGCGAAAACGGATGTTGAAATTGCAGGAACCCACTTTCAAAAAGGGTCTATCTTTCTTATTAGTCCGTATGTTATGCACCGGAATCCGGCATTCTTCAGTGACCCCGAAACATTTAATCCAGGCAGGTTTTCAAAGGACAGCGGAGAAGAAATTCCCCTGTACGGCTTTTTTCCATTTGGAGGAGGGTCAAGAGGCTGCATCGGCAGCCAGTTCGCCATGATGGAGGCTGTCTTAATCTCTGCCTCGGTTTTAAGGAAATACAAGCTTGAACTCATTTCTCCTGACGAAAGGCTTCAGCCTGAACCGCTTGTCTCATTGCGTGTGAAAAACGGGCTTAAAATGAAAGCTGTAAAAAGATCCTGA
- a CDS encoding DEAD/DEAH box helicase: MTFSELGISEETAAALKRQGISAPTPIQEKTIPAALEGLDIIAKAQTGTGKTLAFVLPILEKIEVERNEMQALILAPTRELAIQITAEIKKLTDRLGGFGILAVYGGQDVERQIKKLGRGIHIAVATPGRILDHIRRETIDLSGVSMLVIDEADQMLLAGFHKDIEDIVSQTFQSRQTMLFSATITPKVKELSRQYMSNPKEITVQEKKVTVEKINQLVIETNDRAKQAALFRFLDEQQPFLAIIFCRTKIRAGRLIDAMKARKYEAEELHGDLSQAKREKVMKLFREAKIQYLVATDVAARGIDVEGITHVYNYDMPQDAETYIHRIGRTGRAGGDGMAITFAAPKDMDDLNTVEKGIGMKLPRQVIDIPSSEYTSQPKNKDQVYRPEKENRGQPRRKTRR, translated from the coding sequence ATGACGTTTTCAGAATTAGGAATCTCAGAAGAAACAGCTGCCGCCCTTAAACGCCAAGGAATCTCAGCACCGACACCCATACAGGAAAAAACAATTCCTGCTGCACTTGAAGGATTGGATATCATTGCAAAAGCACAGACAGGAACGGGAAAAACCCTTGCTTTCGTCCTTCCGATTCTTGAAAAAATAGAGGTGGAGCGGAATGAAATGCAGGCACTCATTCTTGCCCCGACAAGAGAGCTTGCCATTCAAATAACGGCGGAAATTAAGAAGCTGACAGACAGACTTGGAGGATTCGGCATCCTCGCCGTTTACGGAGGACAGGATGTTGAGAGGCAGATAAAAAAACTTGGCCGCGGCATTCACATTGCAGTTGCAACGCCTGGCAGAATTCTTGACCACATCCGCAGAGAGACCATCGATCTATCAGGCGTTTCCATGCTTGTCATTGACGAAGCGGATCAAATGCTGCTCGCAGGCTTCCACAAAGATATTGAAGACATCGTATCCCAAACCTTCCAGTCCCGCCAGACGATGCTCTTCTCAGCCACGATCACGCCAAAAGTGAAAGAGCTTTCCAGACAATACATGTCGAACCCGAAAGAAATCACGGTGCAGGAAAAAAAGGTTACGGTCGAAAAAATCAATCAGCTTGTTATTGAAACGAATGACAGAGCCAAACAGGCAGCCCTGTTCCGCTTTCTTGACGAGCAGCAGCCCTTCCTTGCCATTATTTTCTGCCGGACAAAGATAAGGGCCGGCAGACTCATTGATGCAATGAAAGCGCGGAAATATGAAGCAGAAGAGCTTCACGGAGATCTTTCCCAGGCTAAAAGAGAAAAAGTCATGAAGCTTTTCAGAGAAGCTAAAATTCAATATCTGGTCGCAACAGATGTTGCCGCACGCGGAATTGACGTAGAAGGAATTACTCACGTCTATAACTATGATATGCCTCAAGATGCAGAAACCTATATCCACCGTATTGGAAGAACAGGACGTGCCGGAGGAGACGGTATGGCGATTACATTCGCCGCTCCAAAAGATATGGACGACCTGAATACGGTTGAAAAGGGTATCGGCATGAAGCTGCCAAGGCAAGTGATTGATATTCCTTCCTCTGAATACACCTCACAGCCGAAAAACAAAGATCAGGTATATCGTCCTGAAAAAGAAAACAGAGGTCAGCCGCGCCGCAAAACGAGGCGATAA
- a CDS encoding phosphotransferase, translated as MANPWSPDQTVTADQAEQLISKDFPELHPVHAELLGYGFDNTVFKVNGQYVFRFPRRDIAVDLLKTEEGVLPLLSDLGIAVPVPLFSGNSGCGYKWPYLGYRHLPGKTPVKWNGEQQNRNAQKLAYFLKALHGIPVETAKKSGAEPDTLGRLNMNKRIPMMRETAAKLSDHLPESPIVQRLKTYVEKRKPLKQDSCHCLVHGDLHIRNVLVDEEGSLSGVIDWGDLHIRHPAVDLSAVYGFFTPHARKVFFEIYGDVSSETAELARFKGIYTLSLLLLYGINQKDIDLINLSEQALGTAMN; from the coding sequence ATGGCAAATCCATGGTCACCGGACCAGACTGTTACAGCCGATCAGGCAGAACAGCTCATATCAAAGGATTTTCCTGAGCTGCATCCGGTTCATGCCGAGCTGCTGGGGTATGGATTTGACAATACGGTGTTCAAAGTGAACGGCCAGTACGTTTTCCGGTTTCCGCGGAGAGATATAGCGGTTGACCTGCTGAAGACAGAGGAGGGCGTGCTTCCTCTTCTCTCAGATCTTGGAATAGCTGTTCCAGTCCCCTTATTCAGCGGAAACTCCGGATGCGGCTATAAATGGCCATACCTTGGCTACAGGCATTTACCTGGAAAAACGCCGGTTAAATGGAATGGGGAACAGCAAAACCGGAATGCGCAAAAGCTAGCGTATTTCTTAAAAGCATTGCACGGCATCCCTGTTGAGACAGCCAAAAAATCCGGTGCTGAGCCGGACACACTTGGAAGACTTAATATGAACAAGCGCATCCCAATGATGAGGGAGACCGCGGCTAAGCTAAGTGATCACCTTCCGGAAAGTCCAATTGTACAGCGGCTGAAAACGTATGTGGAAAAACGGAAGCCTCTGAAGCAGGACAGCTGCCATTGCCTGGTACACGGGGATCTGCACATACGCAATGTTCTCGTAGACGAAGAAGGTTCCCTTTCAGGTGTAATTGATTGGGGAGATCTTCATATCAGGCATCCGGCAGTTGATCTCTCAGCGGTTTACGGATTTTTCACACCACATGCAAGAAAGGTGTTTTTTGAGATATACGGTGACGTGAGCTCCGAAACTGCAGAACTTGCGAGATTTAAAGGAATCTATACACTATCCCTGCTTTTGCTCTATGGAATTAATCAAAAAGACATTGACTTGATCAATTTGTCTGAACAGGCTCTTGGGACAGCTATGAACTGA
- a CDS encoding DUF4004 family protein produces MEQEVISKKELLDATGISYGQLYRWKRKNIIPEEWFIKKSSFTGQETFFPKEKMLERVEAIKGMKDEYSLDELSAFFSPKPAEVTLKEDLLVKFLKPETLKAFGDLFRGESYDFHSILFLSLAEDLRVKLNDGQCRELLEFLSGRYMEAEHKTSELVGFEKNGVTMWVIISPPSEVIAEAELLVRINLEDKVNQLKKRLSTI; encoded by the coding sequence GTGGAACAAGAGGTTATTTCGAAAAAAGAACTGCTTGATGCAACCGGAATTTCTTACGGACAGCTTTACAGATGGAAGAGGAAAAACATCATTCCTGAAGAATGGTTTATAAAGAAATCAAGCTTCACCGGACAGGAGACGTTTTTTCCTAAGGAGAAGATGCTTGAACGTGTGGAAGCGATAAAAGGAATGAAAGATGAGTATTCGCTTGACGAATTGTCGGCGTTTTTTTCCCCGAAGCCTGCGGAAGTGACTCTTAAAGAAGACCTTCTCGTAAAATTTCTGAAGCCTGAGACATTGAAAGCATTTGGAGATCTGTTCCGAGGGGAAAGTTATGATTTCCACTCTATTCTTTTTCTTTCACTCGCAGAAGACCTCCGGGTAAAGCTCAATGATGGTCAGTGCAGAGAACTGCTTGAATTTCTGTCGGGCAGGTACATGGAAGCTGAACATAAAACAAGTGAACTGGTTGGATTTGAAAAGAACGGGGTCACCATGTGGGTGATCATCAGCCCGCCTTCTGAGGTAATTGCGGAAGCGGAACTGCTTGTGCGGATCAATTTGGAAGACAAAGTTAATCAGTTGAAAAAACGGCTTTCGACCATTTAA
- a CDS encoding polymer-forming cytoskeletal protein has product MEQATKRHDLKINGSGSAGGGQYEHVSISGSGKIHGDVECESLKIDGSGKVEGSVLAEQIKISGSSTLKGKIETKLLKTNGSTKFEETVSAEEFTVNGSAKLLKELTAGEFKVNGSAKVMGKIQAERVEVSGLLSASKDCEAESFRSSGVIHVGGLLSADQIEICVDHYSKVKEIGGETITVSAEKSFNLFRRLFRFMNSEPYLHTEVIEGDSVRLQNTKAKLVRGTDISIGENCEIGTVEYTGSLDVHPKAAVQESVKV; this is encoded by the coding sequence ATGGAACAGGCAACGAAACGGCATGATTTAAAAATAAATGGATCCGGTTCTGCAGGCGGCGGCCAGTATGAGCATGTATCAATAAGCGGAAGCGGCAAGATCCACGGAGATGTTGAATGCGAAAGCCTGAAGATTGACGGTTCCGGAAAAGTGGAAGGCTCTGTTCTTGCAGAGCAGATTAAAATCTCCGGATCTTCAACATTGAAGGGGAAGATTGAAACAAAGCTTCTTAAAACGAATGGCAGCACAAAGTTTGAGGAAACGGTTTCTGCTGAAGAATTTACGGTGAACGGATCTGCAAAATTACTGAAAGAATTGACGGCCGGGGAATTTAAAGTGAACGGATCTGCAAAAGTGATGGGAAAGATTCAAGCTGAGCGAGTGGAAGTAAGCGGACTGCTGAGTGCATCAAAAGACTGTGAAGCAGAGAGCTTCCGTTCAAGCGGAGTGATCCATGTCGGAGGACTGCTTAGTGCGGATCAGATTGAAATTTGCGTTGATCACTATTCAAAAGTGAAAGAAATCGGCGGCGAAACAATTACCGTCAGTGCCGAAAAATCATTTAATCTCTTCCGCCGCCTGTTCCGTTTTATGAATTCAGAGCCTTATCTTCACACAGAGGTCATTGAAGGAGATTCGGTCCGCCTTCAGAATACAAAAGCGAAGCTTGTCAGGGGAACGGATATTTCCATCGGTGAAAACTGCGAAATCGGCACGGTTGAGTATACAGGAAGCCTTGATGTTCACCCGAAGGCTGCCGTGCAGGAGTCTGTGAAAGTATAA
- a CDS encoding ABC-F family ATP-binding cassette domain-containing protein — protein sequence MSLLTIDKLSHTFGDRTLFKDVSFRLLPGEHVGLVGANGVGKSTLMNILTKELIHDTGKVEWTPGVHYGYLDQHTVLSKGKTIRDVLRDAFLPLYKKEEELNEVIAKMGDASPEELEDLLEQMGEIQDHLDAGGFYSLDMKVEEAARGLGLDAIGLDRDVSALSGGQRTKVLLAKLLLEQPEVLLLDEPTNYLDVEHINWLSNYLREYPHAFLLISHDTEFMNGIVDVIFHFEFSKLTRYTATYEKFLELAEINKNQHINAYEKQKEFIKKQEDFIAKNKARYSTTGRAKSRQKQLDRMERIDRPETAMKPTFEFKESRGSSRYVFEGKDVEIGYTQPLLPKLTMTIERGEKIAIVGCNGVGKSTLLKTILGKIKPLGGSIQLGDFLYPSYFEQEVKAENITPIDDVWSAFPGLDQHQVRAMLARVGLKNEHISRPLNQLSGGEQAKVRLCKLLQNESNWLLFDEPTNHLDVTAKEELKRAIKAYKGTVVLVCHEPDFYEDWVTKVWNVEEWAEQAQS from the coding sequence ATGAGTTTACTTACAATTGATAAATTAAGCCATACGTTTGGCGACCGTACTTTATTTAAAGATGTATCCTTCAGGCTTCTTCCGGGGGAGCATGTAGGCCTTGTCGGAGCGAACGGCGTCGGGAAATCGACGCTGATGAACATCCTGACAAAAGAATTGATCCATGACACAGGAAAAGTGGAGTGGACACCCGGTGTTCACTACGGATACCTTGACCAGCATACGGTCCTGTCAAAAGGGAAAACAATCAGAGACGTATTAAGAGACGCATTCCTGCCTCTGTATAAAAAAGAAGAAGAGCTAAACGAAGTTATCGCGAAGATGGGAGATGCCTCTCCTGAAGAGCTTGAAGATCTTCTTGAACAGATGGGGGAAATTCAGGATCACCTGGACGCCGGAGGCTTTTACTCGCTTGATATGAAGGTGGAGGAAGCAGCACGCGGGCTTGGCCTTGATGCCATCGGACTCGACCGCGACGTATCAGCGCTGAGCGGCGGGCAGCGGACGAAGGTTCTCCTTGCAAAGCTATTGCTTGAACAGCCTGAAGTGCTTCTTCTCGATGAGCCGACGAACTACCTTGATGTTGAGCATATAAACTGGCTCAGCAATTACTTGAGAGAATATCCGCATGCATTCCTTTTGATTTCGCATGATACGGAATTCATGAACGGGATTGTTGATGTTATTTTCCATTTTGAATTCTCAAAACTGACGCGCTACACAGCAACTTATGAAAAATTCCTGGAGCTTGCGGAAATCAACAAGAACCAGCACATTAACGCGTATGAGAAACAGAAGGAATTCATTAAAAAACAGGAAGATTTCATCGCTAAAAACAAAGCGCGCTATTCCACGACCGGACGTGCAAAAAGCCGCCAGAAGCAGCTTGACCGCATGGAGCGGATTGACCGTCCTGAGACAGCGATGAAACCGACATTTGAATTTAAAGAGTCTCGCGGAAGCAGCAGGTATGTTTTTGAAGGAAAAGACGTCGAAATCGGCTATACGCAGCCTCTGCTGCCAAAACTGACGATGACGATCGAACGCGGGGAAAAAATCGCAATCGTCGGCTGCAACGGGGTCGGAAAATCCACCCTGCTGAAAACGATTTTAGGTAAAATCAAGCCTCTCGGCGGATCGATCCAGCTTGGAGACTTCCTCTATCCTTCTTACTTCGAGCAGGAAGTAAAAGCGGAAAACATTACACCGATTGACGATGTATGGAGTGCATTCCCGGGCCTTGACCAGCATCAGGTACGCGCGATGCTTGCCCGTGTCGGCCTGAAAAATGAACACATTTCCCGTCCGCTTAATCAGCTGAGCGGAGGCGAACAGGCAAAGGTGCGCCTGTGCAAACTGCTTCAGAACGAATCAAACTGGCTGCTGTTTGACGAGCCTACGAACCACTTGGACGTAACAGCCAAAGAAGAGCTGAAGCGGGCCATTAAAGCATACAAAGGGACCGTTGTCCTTGTCTGCCATGAACCTGACTTTTATGAAGACTGGGTCACAAAGGTCTGGAACGTAGAAGAATGGGCGGAGCAGGCTCAATCATAA
- a CDS encoding DUF1801 domain-containing protein — protein MHAEVQNYFSRANINHLADMVLLRKKILAALPSAEEGFQYGFPVYSLSGEPAAGFASREKGLMFYLMDPGIVAPYHEDLATRITGKTCIILKENSDTPKSIILDCIDRMLADVRSKHLS, from the coding sequence ATGCACGCTGAAGTACAGAATTACTTTTCAAGAGCAAATATTAACCACCTGGCAGATATGGTTCTGCTGCGCAAGAAAATCCTTGCCGCCCTTCCGTCTGCGGAGGAGGGCTTTCAATACGGATTCCCTGTCTATTCGCTCTCGGGCGAACCGGCTGCAGGCTTTGCAAGCCGGGAAAAAGGACTGATGTTTTATTTAATGGACCCCGGAATCGTTGCCCCTTATCATGAAGACCTTGCAACGAGAATCACGGGAAAAACCTGCATCATCCTGAAAGAAAACTCTGATACGCCTAAGAGCATCATCCTCGACTGCATTGACCGCATGCTCGCCGACGTAAGAAGCAAACACCTTTCCTAG
- a CDS encoding aminoglycoside phosphotransferase family protein codes for MELELERCFDSFKAIHKIEKGFSYDKKYLAVDEEGKKYVIRTADLNQQASKLKEYDMLKEAEKRGIQTSVPVDFGIIEPLNICYMIVRYIEGEEALGVLPILTVREQYEIGFEAGLELRALHTIPAPPAPHTWYEAASAKHQRYSDAYKRLNIQLEYGGCAGQFIDEHLHLLKGRPRTFQHDDFHPANLIVKNRKYAGCIDFNRHDFGDPYHDFYKVALFSREVSVPFSAGQIDGYFKDGIPNDFWTLYSLYAAMSIFSAVVWTKRETPHLMDQMISRLNMIAADHSDFDQCEPEWYKTFSVKM; via the coding sequence ATGGAACTGGAATTAGAACGCTGTTTTGACAGCTTCAAGGCCATTCATAAAATAGAAAAAGGATTCTCATACGATAAAAAGTATCTTGCGGTGGACGAAGAAGGAAAAAAATATGTCATTCGCACGGCAGATCTGAATCAGCAGGCTTCTAAGCTAAAAGAATATGACATGCTGAAAGAAGCTGAAAAAAGGGGTATTCAGACGTCAGTCCCTGTTGATTTCGGAATCATTGAACCTTTGAATATCTGCTATATGATCGTCCGGTATATTGAGGGTGAGGAAGCTTTGGGCGTTCTTCCTATTCTTACAGTCAGGGAGCAGTACGAGATAGGCTTTGAGGCCGGCCTTGAGCTGCGTGCGCTGCATACGATTCCCGCGCCGCCTGCGCCTCACACATGGTATGAGGCCGCCTCTGCCAAGCATCAGCGATATTCGGACGCATATAAAAGGCTTAACATCCAGCTTGAGTATGGCGGCTGTGCCGGTCAATTTATTGATGAACATCTTCACTTGCTCAAAGGCCGTCCGCGCACTTTTCAGCACGATGATTTCCATCCCGCAAATCTTATTGTGAAAAACAGGAAATATGCGGGCTGTATTGACTTTAACCGCCATGATTTTGGTGATCCTTATCATGATTTTTATAAAGTGGCCCTGTTCAGCCGGGAAGTAAGTGTTCCCTTTTCAGCAGGACAGATTGACGGGTACTTTAAAGACGGCATTCCGAATGATTTTTGGACGCTTTACAGCCTCTATGCGGCAATGAGCATCTTTTCCGCCGTTGTCTGGACGAAAAGAGAAACACCGCATCTGATGGATCAGATGATCTCAAGGCTCAATATGATTGCAGCAGACCATTCAGATTTTGACCAGTGCGAGCCCGAGTGGTACAAAACCTTCAGTGTGAAGATGTGA